One genomic segment of Pseudanabaena sp. FACHB-2040 includes these proteins:
- a CDS encoding glycine zipper domain-containing protein yields the protein MTSASSNQNPSGEPYEKFVIQTTDSPSAQSDQTEKTEENQSGEHTVAKAVGAAGGSVAGATVGRMVAGKMGAAIGAVGGAIAGAAIGDQAATNMDHQIENATGSIKDAAESVAHQVEDTLDSVKAKIDETDVKGLAESAKQKINEADVQGVSQSIQGKIDEADVRGVSQSVKGKIDEADVRGVSQSVKGKIDEADVRGVTDSAKRTINDDVRPAIKNTINQTSQKAKDVANSAASAAKNTIEEPSSINNTKPPAWKDPSIEQKIYE from the coding sequence ATGACAAGCGCAAGCAGTAACCAAAATCCATCTGGAGAGCCTTATGAAAAGTTTGTAATCCAGACTACCGATTCCCCTTCTGCCCAATCTGACCAGACAGAGAAAACTGAAGAAAATCAAAGCGGTGAGCATACCGTAGCTAAAGCTGTTGGCGCTGCCGGAGGTAGTGTTGCAGGCGCGACAGTTGGTAGAATGGTCGCCGGTAAAATGGGCGCAGCCATTGGCGCTGTAGGTGGCGCTATCGCAGGTGCAGCCATTGGTGATCAAGCCGCTACTAACATGGACCACCAAATAGAAAATGCGACGGGTTCAATCAAGGATGCCGCTGAAAGCGTTGCCCATCAGGTTGAGGATACCCTTGATAGCGTTAAAGCAAAGATTGATGAAACCGATGTCAAAGGGCTAGCTGAGTCCGCAAAGCAGAAGATCAACGAAGCGGATGTCCAGGGTGTTAGTCAATCTATTCAAGGCAAAATTGACGAAGCAGATGTTCGCGGCGTAAGCCAGTCTGTAAAAGGCAAAATTGACGAAGCAGACGTTCGCGGCGTAAGCCAGTCTGTAAAAGGCAAAATTGACGAAGCAGACGTTCGCGGCGTCACAGATTCTGCCAAAAGAACAATTAATGATGATGTAAGGCCTGCGATCAAGAACACCATCAATCAAACATCTCAAAAAGCTAAAGATGTGGCCAACAGCGCAGCTTCAGCGGCAAAGAACACCATAGAGGAACCCTCCTCTATAAACAATACGAAGCCACCGGCTTGGAAAGATCCTTCGATTGAGCAAAAGATCTACGAGTAA